Proteins encoded within one genomic window of Pieris brassicae chromosome 12, ilPieBrab1.1, whole genome shotgun sequence:
- the LOC123717289 gene encoding toll-like receptor 3, giving the protein MILKISIIYIFHLGLSQSTHLNLNESFCLTGYMTDLQSWVTKDGQLTVNDSYTVDLSEVQNVAAIMEEYMENSGRRKHVEKIKYLSIAKSRLQRVPQIFTFRGNLQNTISETLEYVTFYGNAFGIIRETGAYESSINATNAKELSPGLASNARKHAWSFGLRNVTFRRLRQLDLRACKIDTLDAFTFKGMPSLTHLYLGENKITFIDANAFVGLSSIIHIDLSRNTYTDKNDPVKALTFESMDTFAHLNLISLDLSFTPLSTRNIPLLSRLGNKLVSLSICYTEIFKLRPKPFGSSPLKYLDISGNSDVLSDNETLKGLEDTLRVLYAHSTLLRSLHVFKGFTKLEILKVSHNEITDFPIITMETLRNLQVLDLGHNRISSWFSPVISSIPRLKLLSLEKNNLNMISDLMLSDMSNVNYLSLSRNSMICNCLSREIYEIAYQNELKTTPIQLEQMPNESTIFHVGYLEYNNLITNRKNLTSPCLKMDNEDAMANCSKGLPINTNGSYLFLDYDKDAYSCLYFHTGNKTYLSQVPTCPEDMRDMPDDLTVATKSNSMLLLILLIILPILGFIYIFRRNFRYFLITIRNSAMLSLISDKDVNYDENKLFNYDVFVSYCNEDRAWVLDHLLPHVEIDCNISVCLHERDFQVGLSILENIVSCMDRSRSIMLIISRRFLLSQWCQFEMHLAQHRLLETRREDLILILIEDIPRRLRPNTLHFLMLTKTYIVWPKEESEKKEFWKRMKRSLVTQKLKNVENHSLA; this is encoded by the exons atgattttaaagatTTC aatAATCTACATATTTCATTTAGGTTTATCACAAAGCACCCACCTAAATCTCAATGAATCGTTCTGTCTTACCGGGTATATGACTGACCTGCAGTCCTGGGTCACAAAGGATGGCCAATTGACAGTCAATG ACTCATATACAGTAGACTTATCAGAAGTACAAAATGTTGCCGCTATTATGGAGGAATATATGGAGAACTCTGGCAGACGGAAACATGTGGAAAAGATAAAGTATCTGAGTATAGCCAAGTCTCGTTTACAACGAGTTCCTCAG aTTTTTACCTTTCGAGGTAACTTACAAAACACCATATCGGAGACTTTAGAATACGTCACATTCTATGGAAATGCATTTGGAATAATACGGGAGACAGGTGCTTACGAGTCGTCCATTAACGCTACAAATGCAAAAGAATTGTCTCCAGGACTAGCTAGCAATGCAA gaAAACACGCATGGTCCTTCGGCCTAAGGAATGTGACATTTAGGAGATTACGCCAGTTAGACCTGAGAGCATGTAAAATTGATACACTGGACGCGTTCACATTCAAAGGAATGCCATCTTTAACACATTTGTATTTAGGAGAAAATAAGATAACGTTTATTGATGCAAATGCCTTCGTTGGCCTCAGCAGTATAATTCATATTGATTTAAGTAGAAATACATATACCGATAAGAATGATCCAGTCAAAGCTCTTACATTTGAATCTATGGATACTTTTGCTCACTTGAACCTGATTTCGCTAGATCTTTCGTTTACTCCTTTAAGCACAAGAAATATTCCATTATTAAGCCGACTTGGTAATAAATTGGTGAGTTTATCCATATGTTATACAGAAATATTCAAACTGCGACCAAAGCCTTTCGGTAGTTCACCACTcaaatatttagatatttcCGGCAACAGTGATGTCTTATCAGATAATGAAACTTTAAAAGGATTAGAAGATACACTGCGAGTGCTATATGCACATTCAACCCTTTTGAGATCGCTGCACGTTTTCAAAGGTTTTACAAAATTGGAAATTCTGAAAGTTTCGCACAACGAAATAACCGATTTTCCAATAATCACAATGGAGACATTAAGAAATTTGCAAGTACTGGATCTGGGTCATAATAGAATTTCCTCTTGGTTTTCCCCTGTTATTTCAAGTATTCCTCGTTTAAAACTCCTGTCTTTGGagaaaaacaatttgaacATGATATCTGATCTAATGTTATCCGATATGAGCAATGTAAACTACCTGTCCTTATCCAGAAACTCGATGATTTGTAATTGCCTTTCAAGAGAGATATATGAAATTGCATATCAGAATGAGTTGAAAACGACGCCAATTCAGCTCGAACAAATGCCAAATGAAAGTACCATTTTCCACGTCGGCTATTTAGAATACAACAATCTAATCACGAATAGAAAGAATCTAACATCTCCGTGCCTTAAAATGGATAACGAAGACGCAATGGCAAATTGTTCCAAGGGGCTACCGATAAATACTAATGGAAGTTACTTGTTTTTGGATTACGACAAAGATGCATATAGCTGTTTATATTTCCACACaggaaataaaacttatttgagTCAAGTACCTACGTGTCCAGAGGACATGAGGGACATGCCCGATGATTTGACAGTGGCAACCAAAAGCAATAGCATgcttcttttaatattattgataatcCTACCAATTTTAGGGTTCATCTATATTTTTAGACGTAATTTTAGGTACTTCTTGATAACAATAAGGAATTCGGCTATGTTGAGCTTAATCAGTGACAAGGATGTTAATTATGACG AGAACAAACTATTCAATTACGACGTGTTTGTATCGTATTGCAATGAAGACAGGGCCTGGGTTCTGGACCATTTGCTGCCTCACGTGGAGATTGACTGCAATATAAGCGTGTGTTTACACGAGAGAGATTTTCAG GTCGGACTCTCAATATTAGAGAACATAGTATCGTGTATGGATAGATCCCGGTCTATAATGCTAATCATATCTAGACGGTTTCTACTTAGCCAGTGGTGTCAGTTTGAAATGCATTTAGCTCAACATAG actGTTAGAGACGAGAAGAGAAGATCTAATTCTAATTCTTATAGAAGACATTCCACGTCGCCTACGCCCAAATACACTACACTTCTTAATGCTGACTAAGACCTACATCGTCTGGCCGAAAGAAGAATCAGAGAAGAAGGAGTTTTGGAAGAGAATGAAGCGGTCCCTAGTCACTCAGAAGTTGAAAAACGTTGAGAACCATTCTTTAGCTTAa